A genomic segment from Hyalangium gracile encodes:
- a CDS encoding ATP-dependent helicase, whose product MNPHEQALLEDLNPPQKEAVLHGDGPLLVLSGAGSGKTRVITRRVAHLVMVRRVFPWRILAVTFTNKAAREMRERLTQLLGAQANELVVSTFHSSAAMILRREAEAVGLTRSFVIYDDGDQLGLVKRAMRDARVEPSMQPREILHRIDQEKNAARMPEDMQVDVDDLRGMVVKKVYQAYQRLLRAANAVDFGDLLLLLVTLFRKRPDVLERYRHRFTHVLVDEFQDTNPVQYELLRLLAPPPSANLVVVGDDDQSIYRWRGASVDNILRFPEQYPGARVVKLEQNYRSDQNILEAAHSVISKNRRRMPKKLWSDRPRGQHLQLLINRDERAEAQEVARQIHALQREGFIKYSGMAVFYRANAQSRVLEEALRLARVPYTLVSGRSFYDRAEVRDAAAYLRLMVNPRSDADLLRVINTPARGIGDTTVERLSDYADQQGISLFEAISRPERIPALNAAAARRLAGFHALVSSLNSFAQEAKDAASAVDQMLQETKLVESLTAEGSDESLTRAENLREFLGASQEFDLNRVAAAVAAASAAPAEGAEPPPPELEAASLTAEVPPLQAFLEQISLVGEADAEVGEGRVALMTLHAAKGLEFDAVFLTGMEDNVFPHSRSLAVEDPEDGEEMAEERRLCYVGFTRARKRLFISFAQCRSLFGELRYNPPSRFLRDVPPTLFGIEPEAQEVQRPAPSPVAPRRRPSHDDGDGPRIDRSYSQAPDMDGMGGDVRGMRVRHEQFGVGRVISADGTGPNAKVTVEFGGSVGLKRVIARFLMPG is encoded by the coding sequence GTGAATCCGCACGAACAAGCCCTCCTCGAAGACCTCAACCCGCCCCAGAAGGAGGCCGTCCTTCATGGGGACGGTCCCCTGCTCGTCCTGTCGGGGGCCGGGAGTGGAAAGACGCGCGTCATCACCCGCCGCGTGGCCCACCTCGTCATGGTCCGCCGCGTCTTCCCCTGGCGCATCCTCGCCGTCACCTTCACCAACAAGGCCGCGCGCGAGATGCGCGAGCGCCTCACCCAGCTGCTGGGCGCCCAGGCCAATGAGCTGGTGGTCAGCACCTTCCACTCGTCCGCCGCGATGATCCTCCGCCGCGAGGCCGAGGCCGTGGGCCTCACTCGCAGCTTCGTCATCTATGACGATGGAGATCAGCTGGGACTCGTCAAGCGCGCCATGCGCGATGCTCGCGTCGAGCCCAGCATGCAGCCGCGTGAGATCCTCCACCGCATCGACCAGGAGAAGAACGCCGCCCGCATGCCCGAGGACATGCAGGTGGACGTGGATGACCTGCGCGGCATGGTGGTGAAGAAGGTGTACCAGGCCTATCAGCGCCTGCTGCGCGCGGCCAACGCCGTGGACTTCGGGGACCTGCTGCTGCTGCTCGTCACCCTGTTCCGCAAGCGCCCCGATGTGCTGGAGCGGTACCGCCACCGCTTCACCCACGTGCTCGTGGACGAGTTCCAGGACACCAACCCCGTCCAGTACGAGCTGCTGCGCCTGCTGGCGCCTCCCCCGAGCGCCAACCTCGTGGTGGTGGGCGATGATGACCAGTCCATCTACCGCTGGCGCGGGGCCAGCGTGGACAACATCCTCCGCTTCCCCGAGCAGTACCCCGGCGCCAGGGTCGTCAAGCTGGAGCAGAACTACCGCTCCGATCAGAACATCCTCGAGGCCGCGCACTCCGTCATCTCGAAGAACCGGCGGCGCATGCCCAAGAAGCTCTGGAGCGATCGGCCCCGGGGCCAGCACCTCCAGCTTCTCATCAACCGCGACGAGCGCGCCGAGGCCCAGGAGGTGGCCCGGCAGATCCATGCGCTGCAGCGCGAGGGCTTCATCAAGTACTCGGGGATGGCCGTCTTCTATCGCGCCAACGCCCAGAGCCGCGTGCTCGAAGAGGCCCTGCGCCTGGCTCGCGTGCCGTACACGCTGGTCAGTGGTCGCAGCTTCTATGATCGCGCCGAGGTCCGCGACGCCGCCGCCTACCTGCGCCTGATGGTCAACCCGCGCTCCGATGCGGACCTGCTGCGCGTCATCAACACTCCGGCCCGCGGCATCGGTGACACCACCGTGGAGCGCCTCTCGGACTACGCCGACCAGCAGGGCATCAGCCTCTTCGAGGCCATCTCCCGCCCCGAGCGCATCCCCGCGCTCAATGCCGCCGCCGCTCGCCGCCTCGCGGGCTTCCACGCGCTGGTGTCATCGCTGAACTCCTTCGCCCAGGAGGCCAAGGATGCCGCGAGCGCCGTGGACCAGATGCTCCAGGAGACCAAGCTCGTGGAGTCGCTCACCGCCGAGGGCAGTGACGAGTCCCTCACCCGCGCGGAGAACCTTCGCGAGTTCCTCGGCGCCTCGCAGGAGTTCGATCTGAATCGCGTGGCCGCCGCGGTGGCTGCCGCGTCTGCGGCGCCAGCTGAAGGTGCCGAGCCCCCGCCGCCCGAGCTGGAGGCGGCATCCCTCACCGCCGAGGTCCCCCCGCTCCAGGCCTTCCTGGAGCAGATCAGCCTCGTGGGCGAGGCGGATGCCGAGGTGGGGGAGGGCCGTGTGGCGCTGATGACGCTGCACGCGGCCAAGGGTCTCGAGTTCGATGCCGTGTTCCTCACCGGCATGGAGGACAACGTCTTCCCCCACTCGCGCTCCCTCGCCGTCGAGGACCCCGAGGATGGCGAGGAGATGGCCGAGGAGCGACGCCTCTGCTACGTGGGCTTCACTCGCGCTCGGAAGCGGCTCTTCATCAGCTTCGCGCAGTGCCGTTCCCTCTTCGGAGAGCTGCGCTACAACCCTCCCTCGCGCTTCCTGCGCGACGTGCCGCCCACTCTCTTTGGCATCGAGCCCGAGGCCCAGGAGGTCCAGCGGCCCGCTCCCTCACCCGTGGCGCCTCGCCGCCGCCCTTCTCATGACGACGGTGATGGTCCTCGCATCGATCGTTCCTACTCCCAGGCCCCGGACATGGACGGCATGGGCGGAGATGTGCGCGGGATGCGCGTGCGTCACGAGCAGTTCGGTGTGGGTCGCGTCATCTCCGCCGACGGCACTGGCCCCAACGCCAAGGTGACGGTCGAGTTCGGCGGCAGTGTGGGCCTCAAGCGCGTCATCGCCCGCTTCCTCATGCCGGGCTGA
- a CDS encoding RNA polymerase sigma factor — translation MVGAAVQGLPMIGRQREDAEQPAERAKAGEEDLSQKALAGDRRAWDALIARHHRRVVVSLLAKGIRVDRAHELAQEAWTRLIQQQQRGLLTELRLPNLALTQAAFLAADDARRARREAIAGNVEELPERQHPVDPSVSAERRLLSEEQLSRAHEALAGCSQSARSVFLLACDGQELPHAEVAARVGLSVQRVRQILCEVRKKLRSALEEEKHV, via the coding sequence ATGGTGGGAGCGGCTGTGCAGGGCTTGCCGATGATTGGCCGACAGCGAGAGGACGCCGAGCAGCCTGCCGAGCGAGCCAAGGCGGGGGAGGAGGACCTCTCCCAGAAGGCCTTGGCAGGAGACCGGCGGGCCTGGGATGCGCTCATCGCGCGCCACCACCGTCGGGTCGTGGTATCGCTGCTGGCGAAGGGCATCCGGGTGGACCGGGCCCACGAGCTCGCCCAGGAGGCCTGGACGCGGCTCATCCAACAACAGCAGCGTGGACTGCTGACGGAGCTGCGCCTGCCCAACCTCGCGCTCACCCAGGCGGCCTTCCTGGCCGCGGACGATGCCCGGCGAGCCCGGCGCGAAGCCATTGCGGGCAACGTGGAGGAGCTGCCCGAGCGGCAGCACCCGGTGGATCCGTCCGTGTCGGCGGAGCGGCGCCTGTTGTCCGAGGAGCAGCTGTCGCGGGCGCATGAAGCCCTGGCGGGGTGCTCGCAGAGCGCCCGCAGTGTGTTCCTCCTGGCGTGTGATGGCCAGGAGCTTCCCCATGCCGAAGTCGCGGCGCGCGTCGGCCTGTCCGTCCAGCGCGTGCGACAGATCCTGTGCGAGGTGCGCAAGAAGCTGCGCTCCGCGCTCGAGGAGGAGAAACATGTCTGA
- a CDS encoding PaaI family thioesterase: MSDTPSRPTQEQLDRFAELFNQSLTLSHLGMRLSFSEGRKCIVTIPKVGPEHRGGLGTSAINGGVIAALFDISIGCTAALLDPTRRCATLQLSMSFQRPLTGHAVRAEAEIDSYGKNTLFASARALDAEDRVCARAQGVVRLSTIPWASGESPAVN, translated from the coding sequence ATGTCCGACACCCCGTCCCGCCCCACCCAGGAGCAGCTCGATCGCTTCGCGGAGCTGTTCAACCAGAGCCTCACCCTGAGCCACCTCGGCATGCGCCTCTCGTTCTCCGAGGGCCGCAAGTGCATCGTCACCATCCCCAAGGTAGGCCCCGAGCACCGCGGCGGCCTGGGCACCTCGGCCATCAACGGCGGAGTCATCGCCGCCCTCTTCGATATCTCGATCGGCTGCACGGCGGCGCTGCTGGACCCCACGCGGCGCTGCGCCACCCTGCAGCTCTCCATGAGCTTCCAGCGCCCCCTCACGGGCCACGCCGTCCGAGCCGAGGCGGAGATCGACTCCTACGGCAAGAACACCCTGTTCGCCTCGGCCCGGGCGCTGGACGCCGAGGACCGCGTCTGTGCGCGGGCGCAGGGTGTCGTCCGTTTGTCTACAATCCCCTGGGCGTCGGGCGAGAGTCCCGCGGTCAACTGA